A genomic window from Micromonospora violae includes:
- a CDS encoding helix-turn-helix transcriptional regulator encodes MSAPSAAGTATTPSAAGTATTPSAAGTATTPSAAGTATTPSAAGTATTPRTAGTATTPAVPAVRSDPAPPPGHRPTGGVGTARHRGMLDHVTVRAASSVLVGRHRETAALRDALGRARAGEPATVLVGGEAGVGKTRLLEEFAGWATDGAARVLVGQCLELGEAGLPFAPFAAALRAVLRADGPEVFAGYEAEFAPLLPELGRTSATLAAPGAVALSDAPRGYLFDLVAELFQRLADARPLVLIIEDLHWADRSTRDLIGFLVRAARPGRLLLVCSYRTDELQRGHPLRPFLAELDRARGVQRVELGRLDRDDTGAILADLLGAEPLARAVDDVYDRTQGNPFFIEELAVAGDPIGCAALPETLRDLLLARVDRLPEPTQRVLRIAAAGGTRFAHDLLAEVAGLPEAELEDALRAAVAAQLVVADRDGDYEFRHALVREAVHDELLPGEHARLHARFAAAIEAQSHLVPAGRAPAEIAHHWYAAHDHPRALVAARAAACAAADRYAYAEQRRLLERALELWELVPDAADLLGMDHLELLEQTLDAAITAGDFSRAITLTRAGLAEVDADAAPLRAARLLDQRGRLMALLGKSDGSRELDEAYRLAAGGPSGVERVRLLADIATHLVKIDPQKAARVAAEAATDAEALGEKVALLSTRIALLCHGERDLTGGLVELGQAAAAARAAGDAQTLVLALVFESDMLCELGRYAESAQSAEAGAAEARRVGISRSTGAYLLSNRAEALIALGRWDEAEAVCAEAARIDLSGVTGLHWLQLGAGLRLARAHPGAGELVDRALTFLNRPYLWPNHRLPLHELAIEAALAADDKIEAVRAARVAVADESLPQLPREGWPVLSAAARTATRVGDRELAAAVAALATDLPARHPAARAHAAQVTALLAVGDQALPAWRKAVEAWRTDGQPYPLGRALLALAETTAAAGEREETAAALTEATEIGRRLGATPLVEAAATLARRVGLRGTGGGGTDLLTAREREVLRLVAEGHSNSRIAERLFISPKTASVHVSRIIAKLGVTNRVEAAALAHRLGLLTEATAPH; translated from the coding sequence GTGAGCGCGCCCAGCGCGGCCGGCACGGCCACGACGCCCAGCGCGGCCGGCACGGCCACGACGCCCAGCGCGGCCGGCACGGCCACGACGCCCAGCGCGGCCGGCACGGCCACGACGCCCAGCGCGGCCGGCACGGCCACGACGCCCAGAACGGCCGGCACGGCCACGACGCCCGCCGTACCGGCCGTGCGATCCGATCCGGCCCCGCCACCCGGCCACCGGCCGACCGGCGGGGTCGGCACGGCGCGCCACCGTGGCATGCTCGACCACGTGACCGTACGCGCCGCCAGCTCCGTCCTCGTCGGGCGGCACCGCGAGACCGCAGCACTGCGCGACGCGCTGGGCCGAGCGCGTGCCGGGGAACCGGCCACGGTGCTCGTCGGCGGCGAGGCCGGCGTGGGTAAGACCCGCCTGCTGGAGGAGTTCGCCGGCTGGGCCACCGACGGCGCGGCGCGGGTGCTCGTCGGCCAGTGCCTGGAGCTGGGCGAGGCGGGTCTGCCGTTCGCCCCGTTCGCCGCCGCGTTGCGCGCGGTGCTCCGCGCCGACGGCCCGGAGGTCTTCGCCGGGTACGAGGCGGAGTTCGCTCCGCTCCTGCCGGAGCTGGGCCGCACGTCCGCGACGCTGGCCGCACCGGGTGCCGTCGCGCTCAGCGACGCCCCGCGCGGCTACCTGTTCGACCTGGTCGCCGAGTTGTTCCAGCGGCTGGCCGACGCCCGCCCGCTGGTCCTGATCATCGAGGACCTGCACTGGGCCGACCGCTCCACCCGCGACCTCATCGGGTTCCTCGTCCGGGCGGCGCGGCCGGGCCGGCTCCTGCTGGTGTGCAGCTACCGCACGGACGAGTTGCAGCGCGGGCACCCGCTGCGCCCGTTCCTCGCCGAGCTGGATCGGGCCCGGGGTGTGCAGCGGGTCGAGCTGGGCCGCCTGGACCGCGACGACACCGGTGCGATCCTCGCCGACCTGCTCGGCGCCGAGCCGCTCGCCCGCGCCGTCGACGACGTCTACGACCGCACCCAGGGCAACCCCTTCTTCATCGAGGAGTTGGCCGTCGCAGGTGACCCGATCGGCTGCGCGGCGCTCCCCGAGACGCTGCGGGACCTGCTGCTGGCCCGGGTGGACCGACTCCCCGAGCCGACCCAGCGGGTGCTGCGGATCGCGGCCGCCGGCGGCACCCGATTCGCCCACGACCTGCTCGCCGAGGTCGCCGGGCTGCCCGAGGCCGAGCTGGAGGACGCGTTGCGCGCCGCCGTCGCCGCCCAGTTGGTGGTGGCCGATCGGGACGGTGACTACGAGTTCCGGCACGCGCTGGTCCGCGAGGCGGTGCACGACGAGTTGCTGCCCGGTGAGCACGCCCGGCTGCACGCCCGCTTCGCCGCCGCCATCGAGGCCCAATCGCACCTCGTACCCGCCGGCCGGGCCCCCGCCGAGATCGCCCACCACTGGTACGCCGCACACGACCACCCGCGCGCCCTCGTCGCCGCACGGGCCGCAGCCTGCGCCGCCGCCGACCGGTACGCGTACGCCGAGCAGCGCCGACTGTTGGAGCGGGCGTTGGAGTTGTGGGAGCTGGTGCCGGACGCCGCCGACCTGCTCGGCATGGACCACCTGGAGTTGCTGGAACAGACCCTGGACGCCGCGATCACCGCCGGGGACTTCAGCCGGGCCATCACCCTGACCCGGGCCGGGCTGGCCGAGGTGGACGCCGACGCCGCGCCGCTGCGCGCCGCCCGCCTGCTGGACCAGCGGGGTCGACTGATGGCCCTGCTCGGCAAGAGCGACGGCAGCCGGGAGTTGGATGAGGCGTACCGGTTGGCGGCCGGTGGCCCGTCCGGTGTGGAGCGGGTCCGGCTGCTCGCCGACATCGCCACCCACCTGGTCAAGATCGACCCGCAGAAGGCGGCCCGGGTGGCAGCCGAGGCCGCTACCGACGCCGAGGCGCTCGGCGAGAAGGTGGCCCTGCTCTCGACGCGGATCGCGCTGCTCTGCCACGGCGAGCGGGACCTGACCGGAGGGCTGGTCGAGCTGGGCCAGGCGGCCGCCGCGGCCCGTGCGGCGGGGGACGCGCAGACCTTGGTGCTCGCCCTGGTGTTCGAGTCGGACATGCTCTGCGAGTTGGGCCGCTACGCCGAGTCCGCGCAGTCCGCCGAGGCCGGCGCGGCCGAGGCGCGACGGGTGGGGATCAGCCGCTCCACCGGGGCGTACCTGCTCTCCAACCGGGCCGAGGCGCTCATCGCGCTGGGCCGGTGGGACGAGGCCGAGGCGGTCTGCGCGGAGGCCGCCCGGATCGACCTGTCCGGTGTCACCGGGCTGCACTGGCTCCAGCTGGGCGCCGGGCTGCGGCTGGCCCGCGCCCATCCGGGCGCCGGCGAGCTGGTCGACCGGGCGCTCACCTTCCTCAACCGGCCGTACCTGTGGCCGAACCACCGCCTGCCCCTGCACGAGCTGGCGATCGAGGCGGCGCTGGCCGCGGACGACAAAATCGAGGCGGTACGGGCGGCCCGCGTCGCGGTGGCCGACGAGAGCCTGCCGCAGCTGCCCCGGGAGGGTTGGCCGGTGCTCAGCGCCGCCGCGCGTACCGCGACCCGGGTCGGTGACCGGGAGTTGGCGGCCGCCGTCGCGGCGCTCGCCACCGACCTGCCGGCGCGGCACCCGGCGGCCCGGGCACACGCCGCCCAGGTCACCGCGCTGCTCGCGGTCGGCGACCAGGCGCTGCCGGCGTGGCGCAAGGCGGTCGAGGCGTGGCGAACCGACGGGCAGCCCTACCCGCTGGGCCGGGCGCTGCTGGCGTTGGCCGAGACGACCGCCGCCGCCGGAGAACGCGAGGAGACGGCGGCGGCGCTCACCGAGGCCACCGAGATCGGCCGGCGGCTGGGCGCGACGCCGCTGGTCGAGGCGGCTGCCACCCTGGCGCGGCGGGTCGGCCTGCGCGGTACGGGCGGGGGCGGCACGGACCTGCTGACCGCCCGGGAGCGGGAGGTGCTGCGGCTGGTCGCCGAGGGGCACAGCAACAGCCGGATCGCCGAGCGGTTGTTCATCTCTCCGAAGACGGCAAGCGTGCACGTCTCCCGGATCATCGCGAAGCTGGGCGTGACCAACCGGGTGGAGGCCGCCGCCCTGGCCCACCGCCTCGGCCTGCTCACCGAGGCCACCGCGCCACACTGA
- a CDS encoding DUF4191 domain-containing protein: protein MAKPQEKVSFGQRLKQIGMVFQFTAKQDRWFAPLVAAAVLIPLALTVVAVIFWGWIWLPLGILFILLAVLIVLNLRSNKAMMNAAEGQPGAAAQIMENMRGDWRVTPAVSSTTQMDMVHLVIGRPGVILLAEGNPQRVRGLLGQEKRRLSKVIGSAPLHDYVIGQEEGELPIRKLRTTLLRLPRALSGKDVNSLDKRLKALTARPQMPKGAIPKNMRPPGAFRQSRGR, encoded by the coding sequence ATGGCAAAGCCCCAGGAGAAGGTCTCGTTCGGCCAGCGGCTGAAGCAGATCGGGATGGTGTTCCAGTTCACCGCCAAGCAGGACCGGTGGTTCGCGCCGCTGGTCGCCGCGGCGGTGCTGATCCCACTCGCGCTCACCGTGGTCGCGGTGATCTTCTGGGGCTGGATCTGGCTGCCGCTGGGCATCCTGTTCATCCTGCTCGCGGTGCTGATCGTGCTCAACCTGCGGTCCAACAAGGCGATGATGAACGCCGCCGAGGGGCAACCCGGCGCGGCGGCACAGATCATGGAGAACATGCGCGGTGACTGGCGGGTGACCCCGGCGGTCAGCTCGACCACCCAGATGGACATGGTTCACCTGGTGATCGGCCGCCCGGGCGTGATCCTGCTGGCCGAGGGCAACCCGCAGCGGGTGCGCGGCCTGCTCGGCCAGGAGAAGCGGCGGCTGTCCAAGGTGATCGGCTCCGCTCCCCTGCACGACTACGTGATCGGGCAGGAGGAGGGCGAGCTGCCGATCCGCAAGCTGCGCACGACGCTGCTGCGCCTGCCCCGCGCCCTCTCCGGCAAGGACGTCAACTCGCTGGACAAGCGACTCAAGGCGCTCACCGCCCGGCCGCAGATGCCCAAGGGCGCGATCCCGAAGAACATGCGGCCGCCAGGCGCCTTCCGCCAGTCGCGGGGCCGCTGA
- a CDS encoding RDD family protein — MTNPHLPAAPATDPTFAAPSLGKRFGALIIDWVLCLLVSNFFADPVRDGWAPVLVLVLEYGIFLGLFAQTPGMYITKIRCVNWHDGGRIGVLRGLIRGLLLALVVPALIMDEHRRGLHDRLADSVIVDAPRG, encoded by the coding sequence GTGACCAATCCGCACCTCCCGGCAGCGCCGGCCACCGACCCCACCTTCGCCGCTCCGAGCCTCGGTAAACGGTTCGGCGCGCTGATCATCGACTGGGTGCTGTGCCTGCTGGTGTCCAACTTCTTCGCCGACCCGGTCCGCGACGGCTGGGCGCCGGTGCTGGTGCTGGTCCTGGAGTACGGCATCTTCCTCGGCCTGTTCGCCCAGACGCCGGGCATGTACATCACCAAGATCCGCTGTGTGAACTGGCACGACGGTGGCCGGATCGGCGTGCTCCGGGGCCTGATCCGTGGCCTGCTGCTGGCCCTCGTCGTTCCCGCACTGATCATGGACGAGCACCGGCGCGGCCTGCACGACCGGCTCGCCGACTCGGTCATCGTCGACGCACCCCGCGGCTGA
- the glnA gene encoding type I glutamate--ammonia ligase yields the protein MFANPEELLRYLKNEDVKFVDVRFCDLPGVMQHFNLPVESVNDDLFTDGLAFDGSSIRGFQAIHESDMLLLPDVATAFIDPFRAQKTLALNFFIHDPFTREAYTRDPRNVAKKAEAYLAASGIADTAYFGAEAEFYIFDSIRHETSAHQSFYYIDSVEGAWNTGREEPGGNRGYKTAYKGGYFPVPPVDHYADLRDSIVRRLVDTGFTVERSHHEVGTAGQSEINYKFSTLLHAGDQLQLFKYIVKNEAWANGKTATFMPKPLFGDNGSGMHTHQSLWLNGEPLFYDETGYAGLSDTARWYIGGLLHHAPSLLAFTNPTVNSYRRLVPGFEAPVNLVYSQRNRSACTRIPVTGANPKAKRVEFRVPDPSANVYLAFSAMMMAGLDGIKSKIEPPTPIDKDLYDLPPEEWGDVKQVPGSLPAVLDSLEADHDYLLDGGVFTPDLISTWIDWKRANEVDPVRLRPTPHEFAMYYDC from the coding sequence GTGTTCGCCAATCCCGAGGAACTGCTGCGATACCTCAAGAACGAGGACGTGAAGTTCGTCGACGTTCGTTTCTGTGACCTGCCCGGCGTGATGCAGCACTTCAACCTGCCGGTCGAGTCCGTCAACGACGACCTCTTCACCGACGGCCTCGCGTTCGACGGCTCGTCGATCCGCGGTTTCCAGGCGATCCACGAGTCGGACATGCTCCTGCTCCCGGACGTCGCCACCGCGTTCATCGACCCCTTCCGCGCGCAGAAGACTCTCGCGCTCAACTTCTTCATCCACGATCCGTTCACCCGCGAGGCCTACACCCGCGACCCGCGCAACGTCGCGAAGAAGGCCGAGGCGTACCTGGCGGCGAGCGGCATCGCCGACACCGCCTACTTCGGCGCCGAGGCGGAGTTCTACATCTTCGACTCGATCCGCCACGAGACCTCGGCGCACCAGTCGTTCTACTACATCGACTCGGTCGAGGGCGCGTGGAACACCGGCCGCGAAGAGCCGGGCGGCAACCGCGGCTACAAGACCGCGTACAAGGGTGGCTACTTCCCGGTGCCGCCGGTCGACCACTACGCCGACCTGCGTGACTCGATCGTGCGTCGCCTCGTCGACACCGGTTTCACCGTGGAGCGTTCGCACCACGAGGTGGGCACCGCCGGCCAGTCCGAGATCAACTACAAGTTCTCGACGCTGCTGCACGCCGGTGACCAGCTCCAGCTCTTCAAGTACATCGTGAAGAACGAGGCCTGGGCCAACGGCAAGACCGCGACGTTCATGCCCAAGCCGCTCTTCGGCGACAACGGCTCCGGCATGCACACCCACCAGAGCCTCTGGCTCAACGGTGAGCCGCTGTTCTACGACGAGACCGGCTACGCGGGCCTGTCCGACACGGCCCGCTGGTACATCGGTGGTCTGCTGCACCACGCGCCGTCGCTGCTGGCCTTCACCAACCCGACGGTCAACTCGTACCGCCGCCTGGTGCCGGGCTTCGAGGCGCCGGTCAACCTGGTCTACTCGCAGCGCAACCGGTCCGCCTGCACCCGCATCCCGGTGACCGGCGCGAACCCGAAGGCCAAGCGCGTCGAGTTCCGCGTCCCGGACCCGTCGGCCAACGTCTACCTGGCCTTCTCGGCCATGATGATGGCCGGCCTGGACGGCATCAAGAGCAAGATCGAGCCGCCGACGCCGATCGACAAGGACCTCTACGACCTCCCGCCGGAGGAGTGGGGCGACGTCAAGCAGGTGCCGGGCTCGCTGCCGGCCGTGCTCGACTCGCTGGAGGCCGACCACGACTACCTGCTCGACGGTGGCGTCTTCACCCCGGACCTGATCTCCACCTGGATCGACTGGAAGCGCGCCAACGAGGTCGACCCGGTGCGCCTGCGCCCGACCCCGCACGAGTTCGCCATGTACTACGACTGCTGA
- a CDS encoding tyrosine-type recombinase/integrase — protein sequence MPVDDLWYLNGRAADGSRLPSKRHGRGKRWRVRWTDNLGETRTQMFERKVDADRHDANVRADLSRGQYIDDRAGRITVAALASLWRDAQLHTDSTTVRVEHAVRLHVLPGLGAQQIKDVRPSHIQGWVRDRSTVLAPTTLRVVYTYLSSMFAMAVRDRLISASPCDKGIRLPPISRGSRVLPTAQQVHDLAHLLPARLAATVYLAAGCGLRMGEILGLEVDDIDFDAREVRVRRQLKVLKGRQPFLGPVKTSTSARTVELPDVVSVALRQHLADRCGAVEVDDDTDRRRPVRRAAHLLFRGVSGEPVNAATFSRTWANAREAVGLPARWGIHGLRHYYATVLIHAGASVKTVQLALGHSTPTVTLNTYVHEWPDVLDRTRLLIDGALGQRGTAAMPAVSRA from the coding sequence ATGCCTGTCGATGACCTGTGGTACCTGAACGGGCGGGCGGCTGACGGCTCGCGGCTGCCGTCGAAACGGCACGGGCGGGGCAAGCGGTGGCGGGTCCGCTGGACGGACAACCTCGGCGAGACGCGTACGCAGATGTTCGAGCGGAAGGTGGATGCCGACCGCCACGACGCCAACGTGCGCGCCGACCTGAGCCGGGGCCAGTACATCGATGACCGGGCGGGCCGCATCACCGTCGCGGCCCTCGCCTCGCTGTGGCGGGACGCCCAGCTCCACACCGACAGCACAACGGTCCGAGTGGAGCACGCTGTCCGGCTCCACGTGCTGCCGGGGCTGGGCGCGCAGCAGATCAAGGATGTCCGCCCGAGCCACATCCAGGGATGGGTACGGGACCGGTCGACGGTCCTCGCTCCTACCACGCTCCGGGTGGTCTACACCTACCTCAGTTCGATGTTCGCCATGGCCGTCCGGGACCGGCTGATCTCGGCCAGCCCGTGCGACAAGGGCATCCGGCTTCCGCCGATCAGCCGGGGGAGCAGGGTCCTTCCCACGGCGCAGCAGGTGCACGACCTGGCGCATCTGCTGCCGGCCCGGCTGGCCGCCACGGTCTACCTCGCGGCCGGTTGCGGCCTGCGCATGGGCGAGATCCTGGGCCTGGAGGTGGACGACATCGACTTCGACGCACGGGAGGTGCGCGTCCGCCGCCAACTCAAGGTGCTCAAGGGTCGTCAGCCGTTCCTCGGTCCGGTCAAGACGAGCACCAGCGCCCGCACCGTCGAGCTACCCGATGTCGTGTCGGTGGCACTGCGTCAGCACCTGGCCGACAGGTGCGGCGCGGTCGAAGTCGACGACGATACGGACCGCCGTCGGCCGGTCCGCCGGGCCGCACACCTGCTGTTCCGGGGTGTCAGTGGCGAGCCGGTCAACGCGGCGACCTTCTCCCGAACGTGGGCGAATGCTCGGGAAGCGGTCGGCCTGCCGGCGCGGTGGGGGATACACGGACTGCGGCACTACTACGCGACGGTGCTGATCCACGCGGGCGCATCGGTGAAGACGGTCCAGCTCGCGCTTGGGCACAGCACGCCGACCGTCACGCTCAACACCTACGTCCACGAGTGGCCGGACGTGCTCGACCGGACCCGGCTGCTCATCGACGGCGCGCTCGGTCAACGCGGAACGGCGGCCATGCCGGCTGTGAGCCGAGCATGA
- a CDS encoding helix-turn-helix domain-containing protein — protein MSTQRQPSAVDRLWTVEDVSAFLGVPVGTLYQWRHRRFGPPAAKVGRHLRYDPQDVRSWVAEQAA, from the coding sequence ATGAGCACACAGAGGCAGCCAAGCGCTGTCGACCGGCTGTGGACGGTGGAGGATGTCTCGGCCTTCCTTGGCGTTCCCGTCGGCACGCTGTACCAGTGGCGGCATCGCCGTTTCGGGCCACCGGCGGCCAAGGTCGGACGGCACCTGAGGTACGACCCGCAGGACGTGCGGTCCTGGGTCGCGGAGCAGGCGGCGTAG
- a CDS encoding replication initiator, with protein MTVSTLTVVPEASASGTAPCAEPTAPPWYATSSDIRLQAAARLTQPDLAEWLRHVRPAAGCTRPIRLVGTMATVEAATGRLLSERSTADMPDGVIYKPCGNRRAAVCPTCSKLYQRDAYQVVRAGLVGGKGVPEQVAHHPAVFPTFTAPSFGEVHTRYVKRHTCTRRSSCDCRPEPCHARRESTVCVHGVRLVCFARHEETDARLGTPLCLDCYDHDAQAVWNLSAGELWRRTTIAINRYMHRLATARGIPDIPVTSPRTGKTRWVSPVRLSFGKAAEMQRRGVVHFHAIIRLDGRDAGDPDAIVPAPPQLDAADLVAAVDHAAATVGFTTADHPAHPGGWPIAWGEQVLTKVITVAGRGEVTDAQVAAYLAKYATKSTEVTGHASNRLTGDTIDIYADPVGTHTERLVDACWMLGTPRDWRRLRRWAHMLGFGGHFLTKSRRYSITFALLRNQRIVFRRAQSSGPQQAAAGTEPTTLVVNFLQFVGAGWHTTADAMLANASAAMAREHQDAAREYLQTLVA; from the coding sequence TTGACCGTCTCGACGCTGACCGTCGTACCCGAAGCTTCCGCTTCGGGTACGGCCCCGTGCGCCGAGCCGACCGCCCCACCCTGGTACGCCACCTCCTCCGACATCCGGCTCCAAGCCGCCGCCCGGCTCACCCAACCCGACCTCGCCGAATGGCTGCGCCACGTCCGCCCGGCCGCCGGCTGCACCCGCCCGATCCGCCTGGTCGGCACCATGGCCACCGTCGAGGCCGCCACAGGCCGCCTCCTGTCAGAGCGGTCAACGGCCGACATGCCCGACGGCGTCATCTACAAGCCGTGCGGCAACCGCCGCGCCGCCGTCTGCCCGACCTGCTCCAAGCTCTACCAACGCGACGCCTACCAGGTCGTGCGCGCCGGCCTCGTCGGCGGCAAGGGCGTACCGGAGCAGGTCGCCCACCACCCGGCGGTGTTCCCCACCTTCACCGCCCCGTCCTTCGGCGAGGTGCACACCCGCTACGTCAAGCGGCACACCTGCACCCGCCGCAGCTCGTGCGACTGCCGGCCCGAGCCGTGCCACGCCCGCCGGGAGTCGACCGTGTGCGTGCACGGGGTGCGGCTGGTCTGCTTCGCCCGCCACGAGGAGACGGACGCCCGGTTGGGCACGCCGCTGTGCCTGGACTGCTACGACCACGACGCCCAAGCGGTCTGGAACTTGTCCGCCGGGGAGCTGTGGCGGCGCACCACCATCGCGATCAACCGCTACATGCACCGGCTGGCCACCGCACGCGGCATCCCCGACATCCCCGTGACCTCACCGCGTACCGGTAAGACCCGGTGGGTTTCCCCGGTGCGGCTGTCGTTCGGCAAGGCCGCCGAGATGCAACGACGCGGCGTCGTGCACTTCCACGCCATCATCCGCCTCGACGGCCGCGACGCGGGCGACCCGGACGCCATCGTGCCGGCCCCGCCGCAGCTCGACGCGGCCGATCTGGTGGCCGCCGTCGACCACGCCGCCGCCACCGTCGGCTTCACCACCGCCGATCACCCCGCCCACCCCGGCGGCTGGCCGATCGCCTGGGGCGAGCAGGTGCTGACCAAGGTGATCACCGTGGCCGGGCGGGGTGAGGTGACCGACGCCCAGGTGGCCGCGTACCTGGCCAAGTACGCGACCAAGTCAACCGAGGTGACCGGCCACGCCTCCAACCGGCTCACCGGCGACACCATCGACATCTACGCCGACCCGGTAGGCACCCACACCGAACGCCTGGTCGACGCGTGCTGGATGCTCGGCACGCCGCGCGACTGGCGGCGGCTGCGCCGCTGGGCGCACATGCTCGGCTTCGGCGGCCACTTCCTCACTAAGTCCCGCCGCTACTCGATCACCTTCGCCCTACTGCGCAACCAACGCATCGTGTTCCGCCGTGCCCAGAGCAGCGGACCACAGCAAGCCGCGGCCGGCACCGAGCCGACGACGCTGGTGGTCAACTTCCTGCAATTCGTGGGCGCCGGCTGGCACACCACCGCTGACGCGATGCTCGCCAACGCCTCCGCCGCAATGGCCCGAGAGCACCAGGACGCGGCACGCGAGTACCTACAGACCCTCGTCGCCTGA
- a CDS encoding DUF6197 family protein, with product MHATQNTVAEQVTTPARTLRDAALYLSRHGWTQGAYYDATSGSFTPPACTVGAVGMVCYGGPVDAPAQMFDAPEFADFEAALTYLDWYLACRFSNGQYHDGLDNAYDFNDAKGQTADAVIAVLNAAADAWDRTNGGAA from the coding sequence ATGCACGCTACCCAAAACACGGTCGCCGAGCAGGTGACCACCCCGGCCCGCACGCTGCGGGACGCCGCCCTGTACCTGTCCCGCCACGGCTGGACGCAGGGCGCCTACTACGACGCCACGTCGGGGTCGTTCACGCCCCCGGCCTGCACGGTCGGCGCGGTCGGCATGGTCTGCTACGGCGGACCTGTCGACGCCCCGGCGCAGATGTTCGACGCCCCGGAGTTCGCCGATTTCGAGGCGGCGTTGACCTACCTGGACTGGTACTTGGCCTGCCGGTTCTCCAACGGCCAGTACCACGACGGGCTCGACAACGCCTACGACTTCAACGACGCCAAGGGCCAGACCGCCGACGCTGTCATCGCCGTTCTCAACGCGGCTGCCGACGCCTGGGACCGCACCAACGGTGGTGCGGCATGA
- a CDS encoding FtsK/SpoIIIE domain-containing protein, with translation MSTLTASAVPGGMPAEPVSIFDPVHVGVDEFGHPVRVPLIYRNLLIGGEPGGGKSTLLNLIVAHAALSPDCRLCLLDGKQVELGQWKSCADVFVGPDITHALATLRRMQIVMDNRYAYLEVAGRRKTQRDDVFSPILVALDEIAYFSATVGDKKTREDFAGLLRDLVARGRAVGIIVVAATQRPSSDIIPTSLRDLFAWRCAFRCTTNVSSDIVLGHGWADRGWSSNTISPTNPGVGLLIAEGGTPQLIKAAYLDDAACARIAIHAARMRANRGERAA, from the coding sequence ATGTCGACGCTGACCGCCTCCGCCGTACCGGGTGGCATGCCCGCCGAGCCCGTGTCGATCTTCGACCCGGTGCATGTCGGGGTGGACGAGTTCGGCCACCCGGTGCGGGTCCCGCTGATCTACCGCAACCTGTTGATCGGCGGGGAACCGGGCGGCGGTAAGTCGACCCTGCTCAACCTGATCGTGGCTCACGCCGCTCTCTCGCCCGACTGCCGGCTGTGCCTGCTCGATGGCAAGCAGGTCGAGTTGGGTCAGTGGAAGAGCTGCGCCGACGTGTTCGTCGGCCCGGACATCACGCATGCCCTGGCCACGCTGCGACGGATGCAGATTGTGATGGACAACCGGTACGCCTACCTGGAAGTGGCGGGCCGCCGGAAGACCCAACGCGATGACGTGTTCAGCCCGATCCTCGTCGCCCTTGATGAGATCGCCTACTTCTCGGCCACCGTCGGGGACAAGAAGACCCGGGAGGACTTCGCGGGTCTGCTGCGGGACCTGGTAGCCCGAGGTAGGGCTGTCGGCATCATCGTCGTGGCGGCGACGCAACGCCCCTCGTCCGACATCATCCCGACGAGCCTGCGGGACCTGTTCGCCTGGCGGTGCGCGTTCCGGTGCACCACCAACGTGTCCTCGGACATCGTCCTGGGGCACGGATGGGCGGACCGTGGCTGGTCGTCGAACACGATCAGCCCGACCAACCCCGGGGTGGGCTTGCTCATCGCCGAGGGCGGCACCCCGCAACTGATCAAAGCCGCGTACCTCGATGACGCGGCCTGCGCTCGCATCGCCATCCACGCCGCCCGCATGCGGGCCAACCGTGGGGAGCGTGCGGCATGA
- a CDS encoding single-stranded DNA-binding protein: protein MSKEIAMANDTTVTVVGNLTADPELRFTPAGVALVKFTVASTPRVFDRASGEYRDGDPLFLTCTAWRDLAEHIAESLAKGTRVVVAGRLRLSRWENEEGEKRSAYGLDVDEVGPSLRFATASVKKMTRTRNGDGFTPETPADDPWSTAAPASAA from the coding sequence ATCTCGAAGGAGATCGCAATGGCAAACGACACGACCGTGACGGTGGTCGGCAACCTGACCGCCGACCCGGAACTGCGGTTCACCCCGGCCGGGGTGGCGCTGGTGAAGTTCACCGTGGCGTCCACGCCTCGGGTGTTCGACCGGGCCTCGGGTGAGTACCGCGATGGTGACCCGTTGTTCCTGACCTGCACCGCGTGGCGGGACCTGGCCGAGCACATCGCCGAGTCCCTGGCCAAGGGCACCCGCGTGGTGGTGGCCGGTCGGCTGCGGCTGTCGCGGTGGGAGAACGAGGAGGGCGAGAAGCGCTCTGCGTACGGCCTGGACGTCGACGAGGTCGGCCCGTCGCTGCGGTTCGCCACCGCGTCGGTGAAGAAGATGACCCGCACCCGCAACGGGGACGGGTTCACTCCGGAGACGCCGGCGGACGACCCGTGGTCGACCGCCGCACCGGCGTCGGCGGCCTGA